One region of Triticum aestivum cultivar Chinese Spring chromosome 6B, IWGSC CS RefSeq v2.1, whole genome shotgun sequence genomic DNA includes:
- the LOC123139068 gene encoding serine/arginine repetitive matrix protein 2 isoform X2 encodes MGDACGPRKSDANAHDDLPPAVTRRPSTPRRHPSPNAGAPATPRRHPSPNAAPAAPSTPRRHPSPNAATGVAGSQGKRSQSTDRRSGSPARPASGGGSRAAAPSRISAQTSPPSSPSSSSSSSSTPVRDAVSDTQSAPRRLSGGGGRAPDGLWPSMRSLSSSLQLEPRDRRAADQARARDASAAADRKRSPMRGRSGGGEPPENPHARVIDHHRWPAMMGGRVSGSAMSRSVDLTDKMHRPRGGASPKRTASISSAASALSRSIDLADKIDRLVSSSRGEESPRRSSASNGTADTSKRSITDGKDARPAAMAVPSRGMISPVRTARALSKSMDLTERDYSMLSSAVSSLSVSSVSNATSQTTKSSEKPNGRASSPALSRGHSPRTSATSGGSIAGILKNIDAPEKDKRPASSRGTSPRRPLASDGVNAIVKNMDLSEKDSRTVISSVPSRAVSSPRRRQASDAIDAMPRSSDFPEKDNRPSTSSSLRGVSPRRRLGSDGFSGISKGVDCADKASTPSTSSAASRGVAPRTQVISDCVGTTSKGKDSADKDNRPSTSYATSRGMSPRRRLASDGISSISSSINFAEKDGRIVASSVAHRGISTIRRLASDGVDIIPKSMDSPEKDVRPSTSDGSRGLSPRRRLVSDGVNVIPKRMDLSEKDTRPATLSTASRGVSPRRRLASDNVEAMSKSSDSVEKETRSSASSVASRGVSPRRRLASDNVEATSKSSDSVEKETRPSTSSMASRGVSPRRRLASDNVEATSKSSDSSTDLSGKDYRPSTSAAASRGTSPRSRIASNSVDAPSRSMTFADKESRPSTSSGASRGTLQRGVLASGSIVDPVDNGSERSTSSAASGGTSDSRLDSTDAQVEAIQFAEEVNSVTPDGCSDDTSESMYSGNVGTDAASLSIAVQDRQPSRSVSDVSEDMSQSVDATQKHNRAISVKVPSRGTSPRRRLASDGINTMLKSMDFAEKDKRPMTMSVSSRGMSPRRTARVDSASIMSKSMDFSDKCNGQISSIIPSRAVSTRKILGPDGANAMSRSVDLTDNFRQPVSSTVQPSRVSPRKMPYASPGSANGNGIQEENASSSPDAPSNNSERFAPPKQLARTLSSPSRGLLRPSSPTKASSTSSLASRRLPSPLRIRPSTPVSPCSSGRSDSPSSLLNYIGDATRGKKSPSHMEDAHQLRLLYNRNLQWRFTNAYVDEMLSIQKMGAETMLYSVWDSNSRMSDSMVTKRSYVERLRQEVKLGIVLKQQMDYLDHWEELQTDHSTSLSGAIEALRASTLRLPVTGGAKADVLTVKNAVSSAVDIMQAMGSSVCNLLSKLEATHSLVTELSAVAAKESTTLNEYRELLGTAAALQVHESSLRTQLIQETE; translated from the exons ATGGGGGACGCCTGCGGCCCGCGGAAATCTGACGCCAACGCCCACGACGACCTGCCTCCGGCGGTGACCCGCAGGCCATCGACCCCGCGGCGGCACCCCTCGCCGAATGCCGGTGCACCAGCCACCCCGAGGCGGCACCCCTCGCCAAATGCTGCCCCCGCGGCTCCATCCACCCCGAGGCGGCACCCCTCGCCGAATGCCGCTACGGGGGTGGCTGGGTCGCAGGGGAAGAGGTCCCAGTCCACCGACCGGCGGTCCGGGAGCCCGGCGAGGCCGGCCTCCGGCGGCGGTTCCAGGGCGGCCGCGCCGTCCAGGATCTCCGCCCAGACGTCGCCGCCCTccagcccctcctcctcctcctccagctcctCCACGCCCGTGCGCGACGCCGTCTCCGACACGCAGAGCGCCCCGAGGAGGCTGTCCGGCGGAGGCGGCAGGGCCCCCGACGGGCTGTGGCCGTCAATGCGGAGCCTCTCCTCCTCGCTCCAGCTCGAGCCCAGGGACCGGAGGGCCGCGGATCAGGCCAGGGCGAGGGACGCGTCGGCGGCGGCCGACAGGAAGAGGAGCCCGATGAGGgggcggagcggcggcggcgagccgcCGGAGAACCCGCACGCCAGGGTGATTGACCACCACCGCTGGCCGGCCATGATGGGGGGCAGGGTGTCCGGCAGCGCCATGTCCAGGAGCGTGGATCTCACTGACAAGATGCACAGGCCACGCGGCGGGGCTTCGCCCAAGAGGACGGCGTCGATTTCATCCGCCGCAAGCGCCCTGTCAAGAAGCATTGATCTCGCCGACAAAATCGACCGATTGGTCTCCTCATCCAGAGGGGAGGAGTCACCTAGAAGATCCTCTGCTTCAAATGGCACAGCTGATACATCAAAAAGGAGCATCACTGATGGTAAAGATGCCAGACCTGCAGCCATGGCAGTTCCATCAAGAGGGATGATTTCTCCTGTGAGAACAGCAAGGGCCCTGTCCAAGAGCATGGATCTTACTGAAAGAGATTACAGTATGCTCTCCTCCGCAGTGTCAAGTCTCTCAGTATCAAGTGTGTCTAATGCCACATCGCAAACCACAAAATCTTCTGAGAAGCCGAATGGACGTGCTTCTTCCCCAGCCTTGTCACGGGGACATTCACCTAGAACATCAGCAACATCTGGCGGCAGCATTGCCGGTATATTGAAAAACATTGATGCCCCTGAAAAAGATAAGAGACCAGCTTCATCTAGAGGGACTTCGCCAAGAAGGCCACTTGCTTCTGATGGTGTTAATGCTATTGTTAAAAATATGGATCTTTCTGAGAAGGATAGCAGGACAGTCATCTCCTCGGTTCCATCTCGAGCGGTATCTTCCCCAAGGAGAAGACAGGCTTCTGATGCTATTGATGCTATGCCAAGAAGCTCAGATTTTCCTGAAAAAGATAACAGACCATCCACATCATCTTCATTGCGTGGGGTTTCTCCGCGAAGAAGGCTTGGCTCTGATGGTTTCAGTGGTATATCAAAAGGGGTGGATTGTGCTGATAAAGCTAGCACACCATCCACCTCATCAGCTGCATCGCGAGGTGTTGCACCAAGAACTCAAGTGATATCTGATTGTGTTGGTACTACATCAAAGGGCAAGGATTCTGCTGATAAAGATAATAGACCATCAACCTCATATGCTACATCACGAGGTATGTCACCACGAAGAAGGCTTGCATCTGATGGTATTAGCTCCATTTCAAGTAGCATCAACTTCGCTGAAAAGGATGGAAGAATTGTGGCCTCTTCAGTTGCACATCGTGGGATCTCAACTATAAGGCGTCTTGCGTCTGATGGTGTTGATATTATACCAAAGAGTATGGATAGTCCTGAGAAAGATGTCAGACCCTCCACTTCAGACGGTTCAAGAGGTCTTTCGCCAAGAAGAAGACTTGTCTCTGATGGTGTCAATGTTATACCCAAGCGCATGGATCTTTCGGAAAAAGATACCAGACCTGCCACCTTGTCAACTGCATCACGGGGAGTTTCACCAAGAAGAAGACTCGCCTCTGATAATGTAGAAGCAATGTCAAAGAGCTCAGATTCTGTTGAAAAAGAAACAAGATCATCCGCTTCGTCGGTGGCATCACGGGGCGTTTCACCAAGAAGAAGACTTGCCTCTGATAATGTAGAAGCAACATCAAAGAGCTCAGATTCTGTTGAAAAAGAAACAAGACCATCCACTTCATCAATGGCATCACGAGGGGTTTCACCAAGAAGAAGACTCGCCTCTGATAATGTAGAAGCAACATCAAAGAGCTCAGATTCT AGCACTGATTTATCTGGTAAAGACTACAGGCCATCAACCTCAGCAGCTGCATCACGAGGGACTTCACCCAGAAGCAGGATTGCCTCTAATTCCGTTGATGCCCCGTCAAGAAGCATGACTTTTGCTGATAAAGAGAGCAGACCCTCCACCTCATCAGGAGCATCACGTGGGACTCTACAGAGAGGCGTGCTTGCTTCTGGTAGCATTGTGGATCCTGTGGACAATGGTAGTGAACGATCCACCTCATCGGCTGCATCTGGTGGGACTTCAGACAGTAGACTTGACAGTACTGATGCTCAAGTAGAAGCCATCCAGTTTGCTGAGGAAGTTAATTCAGTAACTCCAGATGGCTGTAGTGATGATACTTCAGAAAGCATGTATTCTGGTAATGTAGGCACAGATGCAGCATCCTTGTCCATTGCGGTGCAAGATAGGCAACCAAGCAGATCTGTTTCTGATGTCAGTGAGGATATGTCACAGAGTGTGGATGCAACTCAAAAACATAACAGAGCCATCTCGGTAAAGGTTCCATCTCGAGGAACTTCTCCAAGAAGGCGTCTTGCATCTGATGGCATTAATACTATGCTCAAAAGCATGGATTTTGCTGAGAAAGATAAGAGACCCATGACCATGTCAGTATCATCACGTGGAATGTCACCAAGAAGAACAGCAAGAGTGGACTCTGCTAGTATAATGTCAAAAAGCATGGATTTTTCTGATAAGTGTAATGGACAAATATCTTCAATAATTCCATCGCGAGCGGTTTCTACACGAAAAATACTGGGACCAGATGGTGCTAATGCCATGTCGAGAAGTGTGGATCTGACTGATAACTTCAGACAACCAGTCTCTTCAACAGTGCAACCAAGTAGAGTTTCACCAAGGAAGATGCCTTATGCGAGCCCAGGTTCTGCCAATGGAAATGGAATTCAAGAGGAAAATGCCAGTTCAAGTCCAGATGCACCTTCAAATAATTCAGAAAGATTTGCACCTCCAAAGCAGTTGGCAAGGACACTGTCTTCACCATCACGTGGTCTACTACGTCCTTCATCACCAACCaaggcttcatcaacatcatcacttGCCTCTAGGAGGTTGCCGAGCCCATTGAGGATTAGACCTTCAACACCTGTCTCACCATGTAGTTCTGGTAGATCcgattccccctcttctcttctcaactACATTGGTGATGCAACAAGAGGAAAGAAGAGCCCAAGCCACATGGAAGATGCCCATCAGTTGCGCCTCCTGTATAATAGGAACTTGCAATGGCGTTTTACAAATGCTTATGTGGATGAAATGCTATCAATCCAGAAGATGGGTGCCGAG ACTATGCTCTACAGTGTATGGGATAGTAACTCAAGGATGTCTGACTCTATGGTTACGAAAAGGAGTTATGTTGAAAGGCTGAGGCAAGAGGTCAAATTGGGAATAGTGTTGAAACAACAA ATGGACTACCTCGACCACTGGGAAGAGTTGCAAACAGATCATTCTACTTCTTTGTCCGGTGCAATTGAAGCTCTTAGAGCAAGTACATTGCGCCTTCCAGTTACAGGAGGAGCAAAG GCTGATGTACTTACTGTTAAGAATGCTGTCAGTTCAGCAGTTGACATTATGCAAGCAATGGGCTCTTCTGTTTGCAACTTGCTATCGAAG TTAGAGGCTACACACTCTCTGGTTACAGAACTCTCAGCTGTTGCTGCTAAAGAAAGCACTACCCTTAATGAGTACAGAGAGCTCTTGGGTACAGCGGCAGCACTGCAG GTCCACGAGTCCAGCCTAAGGACACAACTCATACAAGAAACAGAGTGA
- the LOC123139068 gene encoding AUGMIN subunit 8 isoform X1 produces the protein MASRGVSPRRRIGSDSVEAISKSSDFAEKETRPSTSSVALRGVSPRRRLASDSVEAISKSSDFAEKETRPSTSSVALRGVSPRRRLASYSVEAISKSSDFVEKETRSSTSSVASRGVSPRRRLASDGLNTLSKSTDLSGKDYRPSTSAAASRGTSPRSRIASNSVDAPSRSMTFADKESRPSTSSGASRGTLQRGVLASGSIVDPVDNGSERSTSSAASGGTSDSRLDSTDAQVEAIQFAEEVNSVTPDGCSDDTSESMYSGNVGTDAASLSIAVQDRQPSRSVSDVSEDMSQSVDATQKHNRAISVKVPSRGTSPRRRLASDGINTMLKSMDFAEKDKRPMTMSVSSRGMSPRRTARVDSASIMSKSMDFSDKCNGQISSIIPSRAVSTRKILGPDGANAMSRSVDLTDNFRQPVSSTVQPSRVSPRKMPYASPGSANGNGIQEENASSSPDAPSNNSERFAPPKQLARTLSSPSRGLLRPSSPTKASSTSSLASRRLPSPLRIRPSTPVSPCSSGRSDSPSSLLNYIGDATRGKKSPSHMEDAHQLRLLYNRNLQWRFTNAYVDEMLSIQKMGAETMLYSVWDSNSRMSDSMVTKRSYVERLRQEVKLGIVLKQQMDYLDHWEELQTDHSTSLSGAIEALRASTLRLPVTGGAKADVLTVKNAVSSAVDIMQAMGSSVCNLLSKLEATHSLVTELSAVAAKESTTLNEYRELLGTAAALQVHESSLRTQLIQETE, from the exons ATGGCATCACGAGGGGTTTCACCAAGAAGAAGAATCGGCTCTGATAGTGTAGAAGCTATATCGAAGAGCTCAGATTTTGCTGAAAAAGAAACAAGACCATCCACTTCGTCAGTGGCATTACGGGGGGTTTCACCAAGAAGAAGACTCGCCTCTGATAGTGTAGAAGCTATATCGAAGAGCTCAGATTTTGCTGAAAAAGAAACAAGACCATCCACTTCATCAGTGGCATTACGGGGGGTTTCACCAAGAAGAAGACTTGCCTCTTATAGTGTAGAAGCTATATCAAAGAGCTCAGATTTTGTTGAAAAAGAAACCAGATCGTCCACTTCGTCAGTGGCATCACGAGGGGTTTCACCAAGAAGACGACTTGCTTCGGATGGTCTCAATACTTTATCGAAGAGCACTGATTTATCTGGTAAAGACTACAGGCCATCAACCTCAGCAGCTGCATCACGAGGGACTTCACCCAGAAGCAGGATTGCCTCTAATTCCGTTGATGCCCCGTCAAGAAGCATGACTTTTGCTGATAAAGAGAGCAGACCCTCCACCTCATCAGGAGCATCACGTGGGACTCTACAGAGAGGCGTGCTTGCTTCTGGTAGCATTGTGGATCCTGTGGACAATGGTAGTGAACGATCCACCTCATCGGCTGCATCTGGTGGGACTTCAGACAGTAGACTTGACAGTACTGATGCTCAAGTAGAAGCCATCCAGTTTGCTGAGGAAGTTAATTCAGTAACTCCAGATGGCTGTAGTGATGATACTTCAGAAAGCATGTATTCTGGTAATGTAGGCACAGATGCAGCATCCTTGTCCATTGCGGTGCAAGATAGGCAACCAAGCAGATCTGTTTCTGATGTCAGTGAGGATATGTCACAGAGTGTGGATGCAACTCAAAAACATAACAGAGCCATCTCGGTAAAGGTTCCATCTCGAGGAACTTCTCCAAGAAGGCGTCTTGCATCTGATGGCATTAATACTATGCTCAAAAGCATGGATTTTGCTGAGAAAGATAAGAGACCCATGACCATGTCAGTATCATCACGTGGAATGTCACCAAGAAGAACAGCAAGAGTGGACTCTGCTAGTATAATGTCAAAAAGCATGGATTTTTCTGATAAGTGTAATGGACAAATATCTTCAATAATTCCATCGCGAGCGGTTTCTACACGAAAAATACTGGGACCAGATGGTGCTAATGCCATGTCGAGAAGTGTGGATCTGACTGATAACTTCAGACAACCAGTCTCTTCAACAGTGCAACCAAGTAGAGTTTCACCAAGGAAGATGCCTTATGCGAGCCCAGGTTCTGCCAATGGAAATGGAATTCAAGAGGAAAATGCCAGTTCAAGTCCAGATGCACCTTCAAATAATTCAGAAAGATTTGCACCTCCAAAGCAGTTGGCAAGGACACTGTCTTCACCATCACGTGGTCTACTACGTCCTTCATCACCAACCaaggcttcatcaacatcatcacttGCCTCTAGGAGGTTGCCGAGCCCATTGAGGATTAGACCTTCAACACCTGTCTCACCATGTAGTTCTGGTAGATCcgattccccctcttctcttctcaactACATTGGTGATGCAACAAGAGGAAAGAAGAGCCCAAGCCACATGGAAGATGCCCATCAGTTGCGCCTCCTGTATAATAGGAACTTGCAATGGCGTTTTACAAATGCTTATGTGGATGAAATGCTATCAATCCAGAAGATGGGTGCCGAG ACTATGCTCTACAGTGTATGGGATAGTAACTCAAGGATGTCTGACTCTATGGTTACGAAAAGGAGTTATGTTGAAAGGCTGAGGCAAGAGGTCAAATTGGGAATAGTGTTGAAACAACAA ATGGACTACCTCGACCACTGGGAAGAGTTGCAAACAGATCATTCTACTTCTTTGTCCGGTGCAATTGAAGCTCTTAGAGCAAGTACATTGCGCCTTCCAGTTACAGGAGGAGCAAAG GCTGATGTACTTACTGTTAAGAATGCTGTCAGTTCAGCAGTTGACATTATGCAAGCAATGGGCTCTTCTGTTTGCAACTTGCTATCGAAG TTAGAGGCTACACACTCTCTGGTTACAGAACTCTCAGCTGTTGCTGCTAAAGAAAGCACTACCCTTAATGAGTACAGAGAGCTCTTGGGTACAGCGGCAGCACTGCAG GTCCACGAGTCCAGCCTAAGGACACAACTCATACAAGAAACAGAGTGA
- the LOC123139069 gene encoding translation initiation factor IF3-4, chloroplastic, which produces MVGVAAGFAFAPAVSRRLPYRPCCSTAHASVPSSSARSSLAARQGRPRRLVAVARYSAYGSDEEDDEEGGAGRRDRPEQEQDPALDIERIQSSTVRLLDAQKNMVGVISVSEAVRIADENDLMLAILSLDGDPPVLRLFEEKDYKKHKYEQQKKKRVQQKRSVAKRMGLKELKMGYNIDIHDYSVRLRAAKKFLKAGDKVKIVVNLKGRENLYKKQAIELLRRFQTDVGELATEGSKNFAERNIYLILVPNKLAIQKEQDGVSKKDAVEGETDQSDDELDGDETLIEQLEGSSLDGDEPVIELEESKEPETEVSANV; this is translated from the exons ATGGTCGGCGTCGCCGCCGGCTTCGCGTTCGCGCCGGCCGTGTCCCGGCGGCTGCCATACAGGCCGTGCTGCTCCACCGCCCACGCCTCGGTGCCCTCCTCCTCGGCGCGGTCGTCGCTGGCCGCGCGGCAGGGGCGGCCGCGGCGGCTCGTCGCGGTCGCCCGCTACTCCGCGTACGGGAGCGAcgaggaagacgacgaggaggGCGGGGCCGGGCGGCGGGACCGCCCCGAGCAGGAGCAGGACCCCGCCCTCGACATCGAGCGTATCCA GTCTTCGACCGTCAGGCTGTTGGATGCCCAGAAAAATATG GTTGGTGTTATATCTGTAAGCGAGGCAGTTCGAATTGCAGATGAAAATGATCTTATGCTG GCAATATTGTCACTAGATGGAGATCCTCCAGTACTCCGACTCTTTGAAGAGAAAGATTACAA AAAACACAAGTACGAACAACAGAAGAAGAAAAGAGTTCAGCAGAAAAGATCCGTTG CAAAACGCATGGGCTTGAAAGAGCTGAAAATGGG GTACAACATTGATATTCATGATTACAGTGTGAGACTTAGAGCTGCAAAGAAATTTCTTAAAGCCGGTGACAAG GTTAAGATAGTGGTAAACTTGAAAGGTCGGGAGAACTTGTACAAAAAACAAGCGATTGAACTTCTCAGAAGATTCCAAACTGATGTTGGTGAG CTAGCGACAGAAGGAAGTAAGAATTTTGCggagaggaatatatatttgattCTTGTACCCAATAAACTAGCTATACAGAAAGAACAAGATGGGGTGAGCAAAAAGGATGCTGTGGAAGGAGAGACGGACCAATCGGACGATGAACTGGACGGGGACGAGACTCTGATCGAACAACTGGAGGGAAGTAGTTTGGATGGGGATGAGCCCGTGATAGAACTGGAGGAAAGTAAGGAACCTGAGACAGAAGTCTCAGCAAATGTTTGA